Proteins from a genomic interval of Kitasatospora herbaricolor:
- a CDS encoding DLW-39 family protein, whose protein sequence is MKKLLLVALVALGGFFVYRQVQADRAEQDLWTEATDPVPAGAR, encoded by the coding sequence GTGAAGAAGCTTCTCCTGGTCGCCCTGGTCGCCCTCGGCGGCTTCTTTGTCTACCGTCAGGTCCAGGCGGACCGTGCCGAGCAGGATCTGTGGACCGAGGCCACCGACCCGGTGCCGGCCGGCGCGCGCTGA
- a CDS encoding DUF6191 domain-containing protein: MSIPGLVCALVLLAFVDQLALRARRSRWIPWRGSGREGQISATGFEQLHAQFAAGKQHELEQRKTTLMLRDEEGEGAPPRTKVDLAGGRAVVRVPRET; this comes from the coding sequence ATGAGCATTCCGGGGCTGGTCTGTGCGCTGGTGCTGCTGGCCTTCGTCGACCAGCTCGCGCTGCGCGCGCGGCGCTCGCGGTGGATCCCGTGGCGCGGCAGCGGCCGGGAGGGCCAGATCTCCGCCACCGGCTTCGAGCAGTTGCACGCGCAGTTCGCGGCGGGCAAGCAGCACGAGCTGGAGCAGCGGAAGACCACCCTGATGCTGCGCGACGAGGAGGGCGAGGGCGCGCCGCCCCGGACGAAGGTCGACCTGGCCGGCGGGCGGGCCGTCGTGCGGGTCCCCCGGGAGACGTGA
- a CDS encoding DUF5324 family protein: MTRLDSARETADKTKETLAPYAATAKDTALHLAGEAKQRMTPALEAIGPKVGETAERAWSGATNTARSARTQYDKHLAPQFGQAFSHLPPEAQQNALKAFHRAQEAALAARLSAAKMAGQTKATIGPKVAQAVEEARSTVVPVAQEAQIRGAAALTALQGHVTASEISDLAAKNAKKEQRNGWATGLAVAGTLAVGSGVIAWQWWRRQSNPEWLIEPPAVQDSPNSTHGGGSGPTGAHAAGSTSSSAAAGGTANGSPTGASGSPVNGSGPADQAGQPPTDSTTPKPGPTPPPPGKPGPGDDHPKPHDPRKPH; the protein is encoded by the coding sequence GTGACCCGTTTGGACTCAGCTCGTGAGACGGCCGACAAGACCAAGGAGACCCTCGCGCCCTACGCCGCCACCGCGAAGGACACGGCGCTGCACCTCGCGGGCGAGGCCAAGCAGCGCATGACCCCCGCGCTGGAGGCGATCGGCCCCAAGGTCGGCGAGACGGCCGAACGGGCCTGGAGCGGCGCGACCAACACCGCACGCAGTGCCCGCACCCAGTACGACAAGCACCTCGCGCCCCAGTTCGGCCAGGCCTTCTCGCACCTGCCGCCCGAGGCGCAGCAGAACGCCCTCAAGGCCTTCCACCGGGCCCAGGAAGCCGCCCTGGCGGCCCGGCTGTCGGCGGCGAAGATGGCCGGGCAGACCAAGGCCACCATCGGGCCCAAGGTCGCCCAGGCCGTCGAGGAGGCCCGCAGCACGGTCGTCCCGGTCGCCCAGGAGGCGCAGATCCGCGGCGCCGCGGCCCTCACCGCCCTGCAGGGCCACGTGACCGCCTCCGAGATCAGCGACCTGGCCGCCAAGAACGCCAAGAAGGAGCAGCGCAACGGCTGGGCCACCGGCCTCGCCGTGGCAGGCACCCTCGCGGTCGGCAGCGGCGTCATCGCCTGGCAGTGGTGGCGTCGGCAGAGCAACCCCGAGTGGCTGATCGAGCCGCCGGCCGTCCAGGACTCGCCCAACAGCACCCACGGCGGCGGCAGCGGGCCGACCGGGGCGCACGCCGCCGGCAGCACCAGCAGCTCGGCCGCGGCCGGCGGCACCGCGAACGGCAGCCCCACCGGCGCGTCGGGCTCCCCGGTCAACGGCAGCGGCCCCGCCGATCAGGCCGGGCAGCCGCCCACCGACTCCACCACCCCGAAGCCAGGCCCGACGCCGCCGCCCCCCGGCAAGCCGGGCCCCGGGGACGATCACCCCAAGCCGCACGACCCGCGCAAGCCGCACTGA
- a CDS encoding class E sortase produces the protein MRPEGRAQAGAGAYGADAPGGYPAAGGRDDAEPDAWGVYEPYPAEEMPEYPWLADQTLQLRTIPEAALTAGAPAPGGGRAERRRAAQGRLAVRSGSGRRRAAGRAAAGRQRPPEPKGVVVARMIGELCITLGLVMLLFVSYQLWWTNVQADAAASGARSQLEHQFDSAPQPGAGAPAPDPNKPPEAFAPGKGFAIIHLPKLGLSVPIAEGTGKAQVLDKGLVGHYTGTAMPADKAGNFALAAHRNTHGEPFRYINKLAKGDKIVVETATAYYTYEVTSGIPETPPSNIGVIQPVPKGAGFTKADRYITLTTCTPEFTSKYRLIVFGKMVEERPRGEGKPAALTGGQ, from the coding sequence GTGCGCCCGGAGGGCCGCGCACAGGCCGGGGCCGGCGCGTACGGCGCCGACGCCCCCGGCGGTTACCCCGCGGCCGGCGGCCGCGACGACGCCGAGCCGGACGCCTGGGGGGTCTACGAGCCGTACCCGGCCGAGGAGATGCCCGAGTACCCGTGGCTGGCGGACCAGACCCTCCAACTGCGGACGATCCCGGAGGCCGCGCTGACGGCGGGCGCGCCCGCGCCGGGCGGCGGCCGGGCCGAGCGCCGGCGGGCGGCCCAGGGGCGGCTCGCGGTGCGTTCCGGCAGCGGGCGGCGCCGGGCGGCCGGGCGGGCGGCGGCGGGCCGGCAGCGGCCCCCGGAGCCGAAGGGCGTGGTGGTGGCCCGGATGATCGGCGAGCTGTGCATAACGCTCGGCCTGGTGATGCTGCTGTTCGTCTCGTACCAGCTGTGGTGGACCAACGTGCAGGCGGACGCCGCGGCGAGCGGTGCCCGCAGCCAGCTGGAGCACCAGTTCGACTCCGCGCCCCAGCCGGGTGCCGGGGCTCCGGCACCGGACCCGAACAAGCCGCCGGAGGCCTTCGCGCCCGGCAAGGGCTTCGCGATCATCCACCTGCCCAAGCTCGGGCTGAGCGTGCCGATCGCCGAGGGCACCGGCAAGGCCCAGGTGCTCGACAAGGGCCTGGTGGGCCACTACACCGGTACCGCGATGCCCGCGGACAAGGCGGGCAACTTCGCGCTGGCCGCGCACCGCAACACCCACGGCGAGCCGTTCCGGTACATCAACAAGCTGGCCAAGGGCGACAAGATCGTCGTGGAGACCGCGACGGCGTACTACACGTACGAGGTGACGAGCGGGATCCCGGAGACGCCGCCGTCGAACATCGGGGTGATCCAGCCGGTCCCGAAGGGCGCCGGGTTCACCAAGGCCGACCGGTACATCACGCTGACCACGTGCACACCGGAGTTCACCTCCAAGTACCGGCTGATCGTCTTTGGCAAGATGGTCGAGGAGCGGCCGCGCGGTGAGGGCAAGCCCGCCGCACTGACGGGTGGTCAGTAG
- a CDS encoding peptidylprolyl isomerase, with product MAEELFATLKTNRGDIVIKLFPNHAPKTVANFVELAEGGREWTHPRTGVTSKDRLYDGTVFHRVIANFMIQGGDPLGLGTGGPGYRFADEFHPDLAFTKPYLLAMANSGPATNGSQFFVTVAPTTWLTGKHTIFGEVADEASRKVVQEISATPTKAQDRPVNDVVIESVEITRR from the coding sequence GTGGCCGAGGAACTGTTCGCCACTCTCAAGACCAACCGCGGCGACATCGTGATCAAGCTCTTCCCGAACCACGCCCCCAAGACGGTGGCGAACTTCGTGGAGCTGGCCGAGGGCGGCCGCGAGTGGACCCACCCGCGCACCGGCGTGACCTCCAAGGACCGCCTGTACGACGGCACGGTCTTCCACCGGGTGATCGCCAACTTCATGATCCAGGGCGGCGACCCGCTCGGGCTCGGCACCGGCGGCCCCGGCTACCGGTTCGCCGACGAGTTCCACCCGGACCTCGCCTTCACCAAGCCCTACCTGCTGGCGATGGCCAACTCCGGCCCGGCCACCAACGGCTCGCAGTTCTTCGTGACCGTGGCGCCGACCACCTGGCTGACCGGCAAGCACACCATCTTCGGCGAGGTCGCCGACGAGGCCAGCCGGAAGGTCGTCCAGGAGATCTCGGCCACGCCCACCAAGGCGCAGGACCGCCCCGTGAACGATGTCGTGATCGAGTCGGTGGAGATCACCCGCCGCTGA
- the gyrA gene encoding DNA gyrase subunit A has protein sequence MVDDNRPDGEQPDSTTATDTFVSRVEPIELETEMQRSYLDYAMSVIVSRALPEVRDGLKPVHRRVLYAMYDGGYRPEKGYYKCARVVGDVMGNYHPHGDTSIYDTVVRLAQPWSLRMPLVDGNGNFGSPGNDPAAAMRYTECKMMPLAMEMMRDIDEETVDFAANYDGRSQEPTVLPARIPNLLINGATGIAVGMATNIPPHNLREVASGALWALEHPEASNEELLEALIERIKAPDFPTGALIVGRRGIEDAYRTGRGSITMRAVVEVEEIQGRQCLVITELPYQVNPDNLALKIADLVKDGKVAGIADVRDESSSRTGQRLVVVLKRDAVAKVVLNNLYKHTDLQTNFGANMLALVDGVPRTLSLDAFIRHWVTHQVEVIVRRTTFRLRKAEERAHILRALLKALDLIDEVIALIRASDSADAARTGLMGLLSIDELQANAILEMQLRRLAALERRRIMEEHDELQRKIDEYNAILASPSRQREIISEELTAIVEKYGDERRSTLIPFDGDMSVEDLIAEEDIVVTITRGGYVKRTRSDLYRSQKRGGKGVRGAQLKQDDLVDHFFVTTTHNWILFFTNKGRVYRAKGYELPDAGRDARGQHVANLLAFQPDEHITQVMAVRTYEDKPYLVLATRAGLVKKTPLKDYDSPRSGGLIAINLRTDESGRDDELIGAELVSAEDDLLLVSRKAQSIRFTATDEALRPMSRATSGVKGMSFREDDELLSMNVVREGTYVFTATDGGYAKRTGVDEYRVQGRGGYGTKAAKIVEGRGSLVGALVVDSTDEIMAITLSGGVIRTRVSGVRETGRDTMGVQLINLGKRDAVVGMARNAEAEDEEAVEDEAGVAESDTTELAEGTETAGGEEAQA, from the coding sequence GTGGTCGACGACAACCGTCCCGACGGCGAGCAGCCGGACAGCACCACCGCCACCGACACCTTCGTGAGCCGGGTCGAGCCGATCGAGCTCGAGACCGAGATGCAGCGGTCCTACCTCGACTACGCGATGAGCGTGATCGTCAGCCGTGCGCTGCCCGAGGTCCGCGACGGCCTCAAGCCCGTGCACCGCCGCGTCCTGTACGCGATGTACGACGGCGGGTACCGCCCCGAGAAGGGCTACTACAAGTGCGCCCGCGTCGTCGGCGACGTGATGGGCAACTACCACCCGCACGGCGACACCTCGATCTACGACACCGTGGTGCGCCTCGCGCAGCCGTGGTCGCTGCGGATGCCGCTGGTCGACGGCAACGGCAACTTCGGCTCCCCGGGCAACGACCCGGCGGCGGCCATGCGCTACACCGAGTGCAAGATGATGCCGCTGGCCATGGAGATGATGCGCGACATCGACGAGGAGACCGTCGACTTCGCCGCCAACTACGACGGCCGCTCGCAGGAGCCCACCGTCCTGCCTGCCCGCATCCCCAACCTGCTGATCAACGGTGCCACCGGCATCGCGGTCGGCATGGCCACCAACATCCCGCCGCACAACCTCCGCGAGGTCGCCTCCGGCGCGCTCTGGGCGCTGGAGCACCCCGAGGCCTCCAACGAGGAGCTGCTGGAGGCCCTGATCGAGCGGATCAAGGCCCCGGACTTCCCGACCGGCGCCCTGATCGTCGGCCGCCGCGGCATCGAGGACGCCTACCGCACCGGCCGCGGCTCGATCACCATGCGCGCGGTGGTCGAGGTCGAGGAGATCCAGGGCCGCCAGTGCCTGGTGATCACCGAGCTGCCGTACCAGGTCAACCCGGACAACCTGGCGCTGAAGATCGCCGACCTGGTGAAGGACGGCAAGGTCGCCGGCATCGCCGACGTCCGCGACGAGTCCTCCTCCCGGACCGGCCAGCGCCTGGTGGTCGTGCTCAAGCGCGACGCCGTCGCCAAGGTCGTGCTGAACAACCTGTACAAGCACACCGACCTGCAGACCAACTTCGGCGCCAACATGCTGGCCCTGGTCGACGGCGTGCCGCGCACGCTCTCGCTCGACGCCTTCATCCGGCACTGGGTCACCCACCAGGTCGAGGTCATCGTCCGGCGCACCACCTTCCGGCTGCGCAAGGCCGAGGAGCGGGCGCACATCCTGCGCGCGCTGCTCAAGGCGCTCGACCTGATCGACGAGGTCATCGCGCTGATCCGGGCCTCGGACAGCGCGGACGCCGCCCGCACCGGCCTGATGGGGCTGCTCTCGATCGACGAGCTGCAGGCCAACGCGATCCTGGAGATGCAGCTGCGACGGCTGGCCGCCCTGGAGCGCCGCCGGATCATGGAGGAGCACGACGAGCTCCAGCGCAAGATCGACGAGTACAACGCGATCCTCGCCTCGCCGTCCCGCCAGCGCGAGATCATCTCCGAGGAGCTGACCGCGATCGTCGAGAAGTACGGCGACGAGCGGCGCTCCACGCTGATCCCCTTCGACGGCGACATGTCCGTCGAGGACCTGATCGCGGAGGAGGACATCGTCGTCACGATCACCCGTGGCGGCTACGTCAAGCGCACCCGCAGCGACCTCTACCGCTCGCAGAAGCGCGGCGGCAAGGGCGTGCGCGGCGCGCAGCTGAAGCAGGACGACCTCGTCGACCACTTCTTCGTGACGACCACCCACAACTGGATCCTCTTCTTCACCAACAAGGGGCGGGTCTACCGCGCCAAGGGCTACGAGCTGCCGGACGCCGGCCGCGACGCCCGCGGGCAGCACGTGGCGAACCTGCTGGCCTTCCAGCCGGACGAGCACATCACCCAGGTGATGGCGGTGCGCACCTACGAGGACAAGCCGTACCTGGTGCTCGCCACCCGGGCCGGGCTGGTCAAGAAGACCCCGCTCAAGGACTACGACTCGCCGCGCTCCGGCGGTCTGATCGCGATCAACCTGCGGACCGACGAGAGCGGCCGGGACGACGAGCTGATCGGTGCCGAGCTGGTCTCCGCCGAGGACGACCTGCTGCTGGTGTCGCGCAAGGCCCAGTCGATCCGGTTCACCGCCACCGACGAGGCGCTGCGCCCGATGAGCCGGGCCACCTCCGGCGTCAAGGGCATGTCCTTCCGCGAGGACGACGAGCTGCTGTCGATGAACGTCGTCCGGGAGGGCACCTACGTGTTCACCGCGACCGACGGCGGCTATGCCAAGCGGACCGGCGTGGACGAGTACCGTGTCCAGGGGCGCGGCGGCTACGGGACCAAGGCGGCCAAGATCGTCGAGGGTCGTGGGTCGCTGGTCGGCGCGCTGGTGGTCGACTCGACGGACGAAATCATGGCGATCACCCTCTCGGGTGGTGTAATCCGCACAAGGGTTTCGGGAGTACGTGAAACCGGACGTGACACGATGGGCGTCCAACTGATCAACCTCGGAAAGCGCGACGCGGTGGTGGGCATGGCCCGCAACGCGGAGGCGGAGGACGAGGAGGCGGTGGAGGACGAGGCCGGCGTGGCCGAGTCGGACACCACCGAACTTGCGGAGGGCACGGAGACGGCGGGCGGCGAGGAAGCCCAGGCCTGA
- a CDS encoding aminodeoxychorismate/anthranilate synthase component II: protein MTTPPTSPRILVVDNYDSFVFNLVQYLYQLGATCEVVRNDEVTVAHAARRDGADGFDGVLLSPGPGAPEEAGVCIEMVHHCAGIGLPVFGVCLGLQSIAVAYGAVVGRAPELLHGKTSLVTHEDGGVFEGLPSPLTATRYHSLAVEPATVPDELVVTSRTESGVIMGLRHRELPVEGVQFHPESVLTEGGHRMLANWLAQCGDPEAVGRSAGLAPVIGRG, encoded by the coding sequence ATGACCACCCCGCCGACCTCGCCCCGCATCCTGGTCGTGGACAACTACGACAGTTTCGTCTTCAACCTGGTCCAGTACCTGTACCAGTTGGGCGCCACCTGCGAGGTGGTGCGCAACGACGAGGTGACGGTCGCCCACGCGGCGCGCCGCGACGGTGCCGACGGCTTCGACGGGGTGCTGCTCTCGCCCGGGCCCGGTGCGCCGGAGGAGGCCGGGGTCTGCATCGAGATGGTGCACCACTGCGCGGGGATCGGGCTGCCGGTGTTCGGCGTCTGCCTGGGCCTGCAGTCGATCGCGGTGGCCTACGGCGCGGTGGTGGGCCGGGCGCCCGAACTGCTGCACGGCAAGACCTCGCTGGTCACGCACGAGGACGGCGGGGTCTTCGAGGGCTTGCCCTCGCCGCTGACCGCGACCCGCTACCACTCGCTGGCCGTCGAGCCGGCCACCGTGCCGGACGAGCTGGTGGTCACCTCGCGGACGGAGAGCGGCGTGATCATGGGGCTGCGGCACCGGGAGCTGCCGGTGGAGGGCGTGCAGTTCCATCCGGAGTCGGTACTCACCGAGGGCGGGCACCGGATGCTCGCCAACTGGCTGGCGCAGTGCGGCGACCCGGAGGCGGTCGGCCGGTCGGCCGGTCTCGCCCCGGTGATCGGTCGGGGCTGA
- the crgA gene encoding cell division protein CrgA, translated as MPKSRLRKKSDYTPPPSTTTAVKLSSGRSWVAPLMLALFLVGLVWIVTYYVTSGSYPVESWRNWNILVGFGFIAAGFGVSTQWK; from the coding sequence GTGCCGAAGTCTCGACTCCGCAAGAAGTCCGACTACACCCCGCCGCCGTCCACGACGACCGCGGTGAAGCTCAGCTCAGGCCGCAGCTGGGTCGCTCCGCTGATGCTGGCGCTGTTCCTGGTCGGCCTGGTGTGGATCGTCACCTACTACGTGACGAGCGGCAGCTACCCGGTGGAGAGCTGGCGCAACTGGAACATCCTGGTGGGCTTCGGCTTCATCGCGGCGGGCTTCGGCGTCTCCACCCAGTGGAAGTAG
- a CDS encoding rhomboid family intramembrane serine protease: MLPDEPQKPADRPQQPAGRDDRPAGGPPPAERPGPPAGGSASPGAAHPPLPGCYRHPERETGIGCSRCGRPICPRCMTDASVGFHCPECVSGGDRTARRATTRFGGQPVRDGALVTKILIGINLLVFLLAAYVYKPWLANDLSLLSVSPRYDGWPHGVAEGPGQWYRLLTATFLHIEIWHIATNMLALWWMGPMLEQALGRIRYLALYLVSGLAGSALAYLIAGDYMNSLGASGAIFGLFGATVVLFLRTRTPLGPVIALLVFNLVITFSVSGIDWRAHVGGLLAGAAMGFGLMYAPRERRNLVQGAAVVLMLGVVVGAVVLQTALLNG, from the coding sequence ATGCTCCCGGACGAGCCCCAGAAGCCGGCGGACCGGCCCCAGCAGCCGGCCGGCCGGGACGACCGGCCCGCAGGCGGCCCCCCACCGGCCGAGCGGCCCGGCCCGCCCGCCGGGGGCTCCGCGTCGCCCGGGGCCGCGCACCCGCCGCTGCCCGGCTGCTACCGGCACCCCGAGCGGGAGACCGGCATCGGCTGCTCCCGCTGCGGGCGGCCGATCTGCCCCCGGTGCATGACCGACGCCTCCGTGGGTTTCCACTGCCCCGAGTGCGTCTCCGGCGGGGACCGGACGGCCCGGCGGGCCACCACCCGCTTCGGCGGTCAGCCGGTCCGGGACGGAGCGCTGGTCACCAAGATCCTGATCGGGATCAACCTGCTGGTCTTCCTGCTGGCCGCGTACGTCTACAAGCCCTGGCTCGCGAACGACCTCTCGCTGCTCAGCGTGAGCCCGCGCTACGACGGCTGGCCGCACGGCGTCGCGGAGGGGCCGGGCCAGTGGTACCGGCTGCTGACCGCGACCTTCCTGCACATCGAGATCTGGCACATCGCGACCAACATGCTGGCGCTCTGGTGGATGGGGCCGATGCTGGAGCAGGCGCTCGGGCGGATCCGCTACCTGGCCCTCTACCTGGTGTCGGGGCTGGCCGGGAGCGCGCTCGCGTACCTGATCGCCGGGGACTACATGAACTCGCTCGGGGCGTCCGGGGCGATCTTCGGGCTGTTCGGGGCGACCGTGGTGCTGTTCCTGCGGACCAGGACGCCGCTCGGGCCGGTGATCGCCCTGCTGGTGTTCAACCTGGTGATCACGTTCTCGGTGTCCGGGATCGACTGGCGGGCGCACGTCGGGGGACTGCTGGCGGGGGCGGCCATGGGCTTCGGGCTGATGTACGCCCCGCGGGAGCGCCGCAACCTCGTCCAAGGGGCGGCAGTGGTGCTGATGCTGGGCGTGGTGGTGGGCGCCGTGGTGCTGCAGACGGCGCTGCTCAACGGCTGA
- a CDS encoding SAM-dependent methyltransferase: MAELARQMVGSLEAVLGVPVPLRIQAWDGSIAGPPGAPTLILRSRRAVRRLVWSPGELGLARAYVAGDIEIAADTDLYEVLSAVAQYAERPEIRQLNLGVGDALGPKGRELLRTALRIGAVGLQPTPPPEEARAVRGRLHSRSRDRAAISHHYDVGNDFYGLVLGSSMVYSCAYWTPEAKSLEAAQEAKLDLICRKLGLRPGMRLLDVGCGWGSLLIHAATHYGVEAVGVSISAEQVALARSRVAEAGLADRVEVRLQDYREIPDGPFDAISSVGMAEHVGSVQYLTYASVLYRLLAPGGRLLNHQISRRPLPSGEHYELSPFIRKYVFPDGELAPVGSTVSLLEEAGFEVRDVESLREHYGLTLREWVANLEANWGQAVRQVGRGRARVWRLYMAASALAFEENRIGINQVLAVRTPVSGAAGLPPTREQWLARPQRPELHMAGGGPAGGAGGAADTDLGDRPSVR; encoded by the coding sequence ATGGCTGAGCTCGCAAGGCAGATGGTCGGGTCGCTGGAGGCCGTGCTGGGGGTCCCGGTACCGCTGCGGATCCAGGCCTGGGACGGCAGCATCGCCGGCCCGCCCGGCGCGCCCACCCTGATCCTGCGCAGCCGCCGCGCCGTCCGCCGCCTGGTCTGGTCGCCGGGCGAGCTGGGGCTGGCCCGGGCCTACGTGGCCGGTGACATCGAGATCGCCGCCGACACCGACCTCTACGAGGTGCTGTCGGCCGTCGCGCAGTACGCCGAGCGCCCCGAGATCCGGCAGCTGAACCTGGGGGTGGGCGACGCCCTCGGACCCAAGGGCAGGGAGTTGCTGCGGACCGCCCTGCGGATCGGCGCCGTGGGCCTGCAGCCGACGCCGCCGCCGGAGGAGGCCCGGGCGGTTCGGGGCAGGCTGCACAGCCGCAGCCGGGACCGCGCGGCGATCAGCCACCACTACGACGTCGGCAACGACTTCTACGGCCTCGTGCTGGGCTCCTCGATGGTGTACTCCTGCGCGTACTGGACGCCCGAGGCCAAGAGCCTGGAGGCCGCCCAGGAGGCCAAGCTGGACCTGATCTGCCGCAAGCTGGGCCTGCGTCCGGGGATGCGGCTGCTGGACGTCGGCTGCGGGTGGGGGTCGCTGCTGATCCACGCCGCCACGCACTACGGCGTGGAGGCGGTCGGGGTGTCGATCTCGGCGGAGCAGGTGGCGCTGGCCCGCAGCCGGGTCGCGGAGGCCGGGCTCGCCGACCGGGTGGAGGTCCGGCTGCAGGACTACCGCGAGATCCCGGACGGCCCCTTCGACGCGATCTCCAGCGTCGGGATGGCCGAGCACGTCGGCTCGGTGCAGTACCTGACGTACGCCTCCGTGCTGTACCGGCTGCTGGCCCCCGGCGGGCGTCTGCTCAACCACCAGATCTCCCGCCGGCCGCTCCCCTCCGGCGAGCACTACGAGCTCAGCCCGTTCATCCGCAAGTACGTCTTCCCCGACGGGGAGCTTGCCCCGGTGGGGTCCACGGTCTCCCTGCTGGAGGAGGCCGGCTTCGAGGTCCGGGACGTCGAGTCGCTGCGCGAGCACTACGGGCTGACCCTGCGGGAGTGGGTGGCCAACCTGGAGGCCAACTGGGGGCAGGCCGTCCGTCAGGTCGGACGGGGCCGGGCCCGGGTCTGGCGGCTGTACATGGCCGCCTCGGCGCTCGCCTTCGAGGAGAACCGGATCGGGATCAACCAGGTCCTCGCCGTCCGCACCCCCGTGAGCGGTGCGGCGGGCCTCCCTCCCACCCGCGAGCAGTGGCTGGCCCGCCCGCAGCGCCCTGAGCTGCACATGGCCGGCGGCGGTCCCGCGGGCGGCGCCGGGGGTGCCGCGGATACGGATTTGGGAGATCGGCCGTCGGTCCGCTAA
- a CDS encoding DUF881 domain-containing protein, with amino-acid sequence MSILPEPAPTRAGGTRIVGRALTCAVFALAGLLFYVSAHAARGTDLRTDDSLLRLSDVIRQRSAQNQQAQAQLADLQERAEELAQQQGSPADAALLGALQQGSALEPLAGPGLTVTLNDAPPNATARIPGVPAPGVNDLVIHQQDIQAVVNALWRGGAEGIQVMDQRLISTSAVRCVGNTLLLQGRVYSPPYVIRAVGRTEALRSAVDADPTIRNYLQYVQAYGLGWKVQESGDLSVPGYSGTVDLRSAAGQ; translated from the coding sequence TTGTCGATTCTCCCTGAACCTGCCCCCACCCGCGCCGGCGGTACCCGAATTGTCGGGCGTGCCCTGACCTGCGCCGTCTTCGCACTGGCCGGGCTGCTGTTCTACGTCAGCGCGCACGCCGCCCGCGGCACCGACCTGCGGACCGACGATTCACTGCTGAGGCTGAGCGACGTCATACGCCAGCGCAGCGCGCAGAACCAGCAGGCGCAGGCGCAGCTCGCCGATCTGCAGGAGCGGGCCGAGGAGCTCGCCCAGCAGCAGGGCAGCCCGGCGGACGCCGCACTGCTGGGGGCGCTGCAGCAGGGTTCCGCGCTGGAGCCGCTGGCCGGCCCCGGGCTGACCGTCACCCTGAACGACGCGCCGCCGAACGCGACCGCGCGCATCCCCGGGGTGCCCGCGCCGGGCGTCAACGACCTGGTGATCCACCAGCAGGACATCCAGGCGGTGGTGAACGCGCTGTGGCGGGGTGGGGCCGAGGGCATCCAGGTGATGGACCAGCGGCTGATCTCGACCAGCGCGGTGCGCTGCGTGGGCAACACCCTGCTGCTGCAGGGCCGGGTGTACTCGCCGCCGTACGTGATCAGGGCGGTCGGGCGGACCGAGGCCCTGCGGTCGGCGGTGGACGCCGACCCGACGATCCGCAACTACCTCCAGTACGTGCAGGCCTACGGCCTGGGCTGGAAGGTGCAGGAGAGCGGGGACCTGTCGGTGCCGGGCTACTCCGGCACGGTGGACCTGCGTTCGGCGGCCGGCCAGTGA
- a CDS encoding DUF3566 domain-containing protein — MPYGGVPQTPAEHPAASTSLMPPVGSGGQPGAAGGYGTPPPPPAPPAAPAAGGGNGFSQPTTYAKGQPTPARGTRVNAGAPAGGPAGPAAPAAGGAARRPAPAAPAGTGRTRKARLRVTKADPWSVMKVSFLLSLAVGVILIVAAAVLWMTLDSLGVFDSLTKTLKDVTGSDTTGGLNLMDYVGFGKVMSFTVLIAVVDVVLLTALATLSAFIYNTAAGFTGGVELTLAEED; from the coding sequence ATGCCGTACGGCGGTGTTCCGCAGACTCCGGCCGAGCACCCGGCGGCGTCCACCTCGCTGATGCCCCCGGTCGGTTCGGGCGGTCAGCCGGGTGCGGCGGGTGGCTACGGCACGCCGCCACCGCCGCCGGCCCCGCCGGCCGCGCCCGCGGCGGGCGGCGGCAACGGGTTCTCGCAGCCGACCACGTACGCCAAGGGGCAGCCCACGCCGGCCCGCGGCACGCGGGTGAACGCGGGGGCCCCGGCAGGAGGGCCGGCCGGACCGGCCGCGCCCGCGGCGGGCGGCGCCGCACGGCGCCCGGCTCCGGCCGCGCCGGCGGGCACCGGACGGACCCGCAAGGCCCGGCTGCGGGTGACCAAGGCCGACCCGTGGTCGGTCATGAAGGTCAGCTTCCTGCTGTCGCTCGCGGTCGGCGTGATCCTGATCGTCGCGGCCGCGGTGCTGTGGATGACGCTGGACTCGCTGGGCGTCTTCGACTCGCTGACCAAGACCCTCAAGGACGTCACCGGTTCGGACACCACCGGCGGCCTCAACCTGATGGACTACGTCGGCTTCGGCAAGGTGATGAGCTTCACCGTGCTGATCGCGGTGGTGGACGTGGTGCTGCTGACCGCGCTGGCCACCCTGTCGGCGTTCATCTACAACACCGCCGCCGGCTTCACCGGTGGTGTCGAGCTGACCCTCGCGGAAGAGGACTGA